In Colletotrichum higginsianum IMI 349063 chromosome 1, whole genome shotgun sequence, one genomic interval encodes:
- a CDS encoding Integral membrane family protein, with protein sequence MAQLESHGPLIGGITWFLCFFCGAFLALRVYAKLSRGQKLWWDDYIMMFSWTCLFVESIITQMGINLGFGRHYYDINPQTNLLTIAMYTSVGASVSCFASTGSKVGFGVTLLRLTTGWYRAFVWFAVVTLTVVMLPSATLTWLKCTPVQKNFNRQMEGSCWDESVTLNYGIFNAAWCAAMDFALALVPWKLIWGMRLRKHEKLGVCFAMSLGWLAGVCAIIKGVYLVQLEQGDFFFNGKDVTIWTAVETATAIVGSSIPVLRVFIKEKASTLGYDNKNDNNNNHNNNSAQNSDDMELNTYRSAVRSTAVSSPLGAQNAKDAKGGGATDDKKPESGFSLQEIELKRDDGVRARPVDLESQVSDRIETIAKSHHDQFM encoded by the exons ATGGCTCAGTTGGAGAGCCATGGGCCGCTGATAGGCGGCATCACCTGGTTCCTCTGTTTCTTCTGCGGCGCCTTCTTGGCCCTGCGTGTGTACGCCAAGCTGAGCCGGGGCCAAAAGCTGTGGTGGGATGACTACATCATGATGTTCTCTTGG ACATGCCTTTTTGTCGAGTCCATCATCACCCAGATGGGCATCAACCTGGGGTTCGGACGACACTACTACGACATCAACCCACAGACAAACCTGTTGACCATCGCAATGTACACCTCGGTCGGGGCGTCCGTATCCTGCTTCGCCTCGACCGGTAGCAaggtcggcttcggcgtgACGCTGCTCCGGCTCACGACCGGCTGGTACCGGGCCTTCGTCTGGTTCGCCGTCGTGACCCTGACCGTCGTCATGCTTCCCAGCGCGACCCTGACGTGGCTCAAGTGCACGCCGGTCCAGAAGAACTTCAACCGGCAGATGGAGGGGTCCTGCTGGGACGAGTCCGTGACGCTCAACTACGGCATCTTCAACGCCGCCTGGTGCGCCGCCATGGACTTCGCCCTCGCGCTGGTCCCGTGGAAGCTGATCTGGGGCATGCGCCTGAGGAAgcacgagaagctcggcgtCTGCTTCGCGATGAGTCTCGGATGGCT GGCAGGCGTATGCGCAATCATCAAGGGCGTCTATCTCGTTCAGCTGGAACAGGGCGACTTTTTTT TCAACGGGAAAGACGTCACCATATGGACTGCTGTCGAAACGGCCACCGCCATAGTGGGCTCGTCCATCCCGGTGCTACGCGTCTTTATCAAGGAAAAGGCGTCCACGCTCGGGTACGACAACAagaacgacaacaacaacaatcacAACAATAACAGCGCCCAGAACTCGGACGACATGGAGCTCAACACGTACCGCAGCGCCGTCAGGTCTACTGCCGTCAGCAGCCCTCTCGGCGCTCAAAATGCGAAAGACGCAAAAGGGGGTGGTGCCACGGACGACAAAAAACCCGAAAGCGGGTTCTCTTTACAAGAGATAGAGTTGAAACGGGATGATGGAGTTCGAGCAAGGCCTGTCGATCTAGAAAGTCAAGTTTCCGACCGGATCGAGACCATTGCCAAGAGCCACCACGATCAGTTCATGTGA